The Halotia branconii CENA392 region AAGGTAAAGTTGTGGAATCTCAACGGACAACTGTTAGAAACTCTCCAAGGTCATAGCCATTTGGTTTGGGGCGTGGCATTTAGCCCTGACGGTCAAATTATCGCTTCTGCGAGTTCAGATACAATGGTGAAGTTATGGAATCTCAACGGTCAAGAACTGCAAACTCTCAAAGGTCATAGCAGTTCGGTTTGGGATGTGGCATTTAGCCCCGACAGTCAAATTATTGCCTCTGCCAGTGACGACAAAACGGTGAAGTTGTGGAATCACAATGGGCAACAAGAATTGCAAACTCTTAAAGGTCACAGTAAGTTGGTTAGGGGTGTAGCATTTAGCCCTGACGGTCAAATTATTGCCTCTGCTAGTGACGACAAAACGGTGAAGTTGTGGAATCGCAATGGGCAAATGTTACAAACTCTCCAAAGTCATAGCAACTTTGTCAATGGTGTGGCATTTAGCCCTGATGGCAAAACCATTGCCTCTGCTAGTACAGACAACACAGTGAAGTTGTGGAATCGCAATGGGCAACAAGAATTGCAAACTCTTAAAGGTCACAGTAAGTCGGTTAAGGGTGTGGCATTTAGCCTTGACGGTCAAATTATTGCCTCTGCCAGTGAGGACAAAACGGTGAAGTTGTGGAATCTCAATGGGCAAATGTTACAAACTCTCCAAGGTCATAGCAACTTTGTCAATGGTGTGGCATTTAGCCCTGATGGCAAAACCATTGCCTCTGCCAGTGAGGACAACACAGTGAAGTTGTGGAATCTCAATGGTCAAGAACTCCAAACTCTCAAAGGCCATAGCAACTCTGTCAATGGTGTGGCATTTAGCCCTGATGGCAAAACCATTGCCTCTGCCAGTGAGGACAACACAGTGAAGTTGTGGAATCTCAATGGGCAAATGTTACAAACTCTTAGAGGTCATAGCACTTGGGTTAATAGCGTGGTATTTAGTCCTGACGGTCAAATTATTGTCTCTGCTAGTACAGACAAAACAGTGAAGTTGTGGAATCTCAACGGTCAGCAACTCCAAACTCTTAAAGGCCATAGCAGTTCTGTTTTGGGCGTGGCCTTCAGCCCCGATGGCCAAACTATTGCCTCTGCCAGTGATGACAACACGGTGAAGTTGTGGAATCTCAACTTGGATGATTTAATGGCTAAGGGTTGCGCTTGGGCGCGCGATTATTTACAGCACAACCCCAATGTGAGTGAGAAAGATAAGGGGTTGTGTAATTTGTAATACTCGCCAAGGGCGAGAAGCAAGCTACGTAATTCGTAATTATGGATTGGTACTTTATTGCAGGATAAACCGCTATAAGTAAGGTATTGAGAGACTTTTATTAGTTTGCGATCGCGTTTAAAAGCTTGACCTTACGCTGGAAATTTTAAAGGAGTCAGCAACGAGGATGAGATTATCTATTATCCTTCTAAAACTACTGTTGAACTTCCTAGCTATTGCATCTTTGAGAAAAGCTTTGAATTTCTGCTTGAATATTAGCTCTTGCAGATTGTTCTGCAACCTTCAACATCAGAGGCGTAAAATATATCTGCTGTCTTTGTAAAAATTTTTCTAAAACTTGTTTGCGACCGATAATATAATCATTTTCTGCCACCCAAGCATATTCTTGACGAATAGCATTAGCATACTCTTGATAATCAACTGAATCAGCAGCCAAAATTGCCAAATCTGCATCTAGTAAAATGTGGCTATCAATATCATCCGCAGTCGCTTGGTGATGTTTGGTGTTTAGAATCAGACGATGAATTGTCGTTATATAACTAATGGGAATTTCTAAACTATTCATTAACTGACAAGCATATTCAGCACTTTTTTCTTCGTTATCTAAAACTTTAGTATCATAAATAACATCATGAAACCAAGCTGCAAGTTGTACAGCGGGCAAATTTTGGGTATTTTTTTGTAAGGTTTGAATTTTATTTAAAACGTAGTGTATGTGTTGCAATGTATGGTAATAACGACCAGTAGTAGAATATGCCTCAACTACTTGGGTAAAGGTTGTTTTAATCTTGAATTGGTCAACTTCAAAGTATTGCAGTGTATGCTGCCAGTGATTAAATAAAATATTGGTAAGTTTAGCTGTAAGCATATAATCTCACATAACAAGATCCCCGACTTTTTAAAAAGTCGGGGATCTAATTTACTCGGCAAACTCAGCAGCGATCGCATCTGTTTTAGCTGCCATAATAAAATCATTGCGATGCAATCCTTCAATTGCATGTGTCCACCAAGTAACTGTAACTTTGCCCCATTCGGTTAGCAAAGCGGGATGATGTCCTTGTTTTTCGGCTTCTTCACCTACTTGTTGAGTAAAAGCTAGTGCTTTTTGAAAATCGGGAAACTTGTAAACGTGCTGTAAACGTGCTTCCCCATTCTCATCAATTATCTTCCAATCAGGAATCTGAGGCTTAAGTTCAGCAATTTCTGCTTTAGTTATTGGCGGCGAATCACCACTACAAGGAGCGCAAGTTTGTGGTAGTAAAGTCTCCATTGTTCTTACTCCTTCATGATTTCAATTAGTATTTTCCCGACGCTGTATCAGTTACAGCGTCGGACTTATAGCTTAGTCAATCGAAATTGACTGAGGGCCAGTACCCTTACCGTTATGCAGTTCAGTATTAAGGCTGGAATAACTGTGAGGACGAGTCTGTTGATCTAGCCAGCTTTTGACAGGATCATCTGCCAAGTTGAGTCTAAGTACACCAGACACAAACCCACCCAAAAATGAGATTGGGTGCTGAGTAAATTGTTTGAATATTGGTGACAATTCATCAATAAACATTCTATAAGTCTCCTAAGTGCCGTGAAAAATTATCACTTCTTGATCGTAACTTGGAATTGGGCATAGGGAATAAAAGGCAGAGGGGCAGGGTGCGGGGTGCAAGGGGGATGAAGAAGAATTACCTATTTCTCCCTGCTCCCTGCCCCCTGCTCCCCTGCTTCTTTTTTTACGACATTGGTTGCTGGTCTGGAAACATACATTTATCAGAGTCACAACCACTAGGGCCAGCTTCACTCAATTCACCTAAATCATAGCGGCTGAGAACTGCACAAAAATCATCTGTTTTCCGTCGTGCTTTGACATCTTGAGTCAAAAGTTCGTAGGTTGTTTTATCTATCGGCTCAAATGGCAAACGCGGGAATGACTGCAAATCGTCAAAACGAGCTAAAAGAGCTGCTGAGATGTATCCTTGATCATTTTTGATCGCTTCGTAGATCCGTTGTCCTAAAGATTCGATTTCATCAGAACGTAGTTCTAGAGTAGCTGATGTGTTGTGTGTTACATAGTGCTGCTGAACTTGGAGAACAAAATCGAATTGAGCCAAGACAGAAAACTGAGAAACATCAATTTTATCTGCTCCTGGTAAATTAGCCCAAGATACAGCGACGGGGATTTCTACTAGCCATTCGCTGACACGAGCATCAAAAGGATCATTTAACAAGTTGCCTTGTTCATCTTTATCTGATTGGGAAGGAATGACATTGTAACCGTAGTCAATACAGGCTAAAGCTACTGGATCATTTTTACCAAAAGTGATCCGGCGAATAAATCTCTGTGCCTTGGGGGGATGCCATCCAGAACTCGCACCAGTGAGTAAAGCTTTAGTACCACTAGGCTGGACTGTAGTGCAACGATTGGGACGTTTGAGATTATGGCGATCGCAATACTCCCATACAACTCGATGCACAGTATCTTTCCAAAAGCTGAGATATTTCGCTTCTTCGTGCTTGAATTGTAATCCTTGGGTAGTAGTTGGTCTGCCTTCCTCCCACCAACGTAGCCAGTCAACGCCAAAAGCATGAACAAAGAAATCAAATAAACCTGTGAAAGAAACACCCACAATTGGATCTAATTCACGGCTTTCTTGGTAGCGTGGTTCTAAAAATTTATGATTTAAAAGTGCTGCTACAGATAAAGCTCCCGCTGTGAAAGCTTCCTCTTGTTCTTGATAGTTATGTGGGTCAATTTGGTTTAAGTGAACTTCCCCAAGGTTACAGTGAAAATTGCTACCAATAATTTCACCACACGGGTTTAAACCATGACGAGCTAAACGATGTTCTAATTCCTTAGCATCCAAATAAGGATAGTGTGCTTGTAACCATTGTTTTGCTGTTCCTTGTTCATAAGATTTCAAGAAATCAACTTTTAAGGCTTGCGTCGGCAATAAATCACAGTTAGATCTAGCGACAGCTTCACCAGCCCATTGAATCGCACCTTCGCCACTATAATATTGTTTGCGAACAGCATCAACACATTCTTCTAATGTGGGCTTGCGGTGAAACACTCTGGTATGGTTTGCCATCCGTAAAGCATCACGCTCAGGATCAATTCGCCAGTTGCCATTTTTATCTTGCTGCCATAAATTATCTTTAGCAGTAGCTCCTAGTTGGTCGTCAGAAATAAACTGACGTATCCCTGCGCTTCTTCTAATGTTACCGGCAACTATGGTTACAGCAGCTTGATCAATTAATAAACAGCATTCAACTGAGTTTAATTGTCTTCCTACAGCTTTATTGAGAATGGATGCACAACTTTGATAAAGTCCAGGCAATTTAACGGGATTTGCAACTCCTCCAAAGCCGTTTAGAGTTTCTCCGGCTTGACGGACATCACTTAAATCAACGACTATTTTTACTTCTGTAGAAAATCGTTCATCTGTAGAGAGTTCTAGCAAGCTTTGATAAGATTCCACCCAGCCTTCACGGCTATCTCCCACACGGATAGTAACCTTGTGACCTTCTATATTGGTTTGGGTATATTCATGGCGTAATTCTGGAGATGTGCTACCAATTTCTCCACTTACCGTCACATTTAAGTAATTACGGATAGCAGGTAATTGATTAATATACTGCGGTTCTATAATGGCTCCCGTACCACAACCCATCATCGCCAAATCCATCATTAACCCGAAGGCATTCCAGTCTTCTAGGTTGGTAGATGTGCAGTTATAAGCCCCAGAAAAGTTTTTAGGTTTGGCTATCCAGTCAGTGCCACCAACCCACAGCCAGCGTCCACTAGGGAGAGCCTTAAGATTGCGTTGCATGTTCTCTAAGATGGCAATTTCTTCTGGGCGTAACTTGCCTAAATCGATTATGCCTTGGAGGGTGCGATCGCAAACCTCATCCCATGTTTCTCTTAGCCCTGCCTTTGTGCGGCGGCTGTAAGTTCTAAAAAATACTGGATTAGCAGCTGGCGCAGTTTCCGGGAACTGCGTACTTTGACGTTTTCTTTCAAGCTCTTGAACCATAAATTAGGTGTTTTGCGTTCTTGTTGGGTGCGGACAGATTATGACTATACGCCAAGTGGAATTAGGATTAAAGATTGCAAAATTTTCCACTTTGCGCTACTCCTCCACCTGTAAGAATTGCAACAAAATTGATCATGTATAATATGTCTTTGCTATTGTGCAAATGCCTCTACTGAGTTGCAAATATGAACAGTATTTTGGTGGTGGATATCAGAAATTTCATAGCTTCATTTTAGATTAGTTAAGCTCATTCCACCCCTGGAAGGGGCGGGATTTCGTGTCAGTGGTCAGTAGTCAGTAGTCAGTAGTCAGTTGTTTTTGCTACTGACCCCTTCGGGGTTCGCCAGTCGCTCATGGGGGCAACCCCCAAGACCGCGCTGGCTCACCACTGACTACTGACACTTGACGGCGACTATCCCGGACACTCCTTGTTCGCGAGACTCGTCTCTGAAAGAGAAGAAGTGGGCTTCCCGCCGCCTTTTGGTAAACCATTTCGGCGCAGGAGTAGGAATCAGCTGACTTTAAGTTATTTAATACAACTTGCGGAAATTAAAAGAACGCATACACAGCGCTCAAACTCAAGGAATAATATGAAGTTTTGTTACACATTGCGTAATTATTACAAGGCAAGGTGAGGTTTATATGTGTGAGGGTTAGAGGAACTTAATTTTTTTGCTAAGAGTCCTTTCTCTCGTGGTTCTACTTAGTTAATACAAATAGTAACTAGCAAAAAAGGCAAAAATCATGGAATCTCAAAAGATACAGCAAATCAATACTTCTGAGAATTTAGAACAGTTGCAAGATGAGATTGCTCAGAGAGAAAGTGGAGAAAAAAATATGGATTCTGATTTTCAAAAATCACATTCAGTAACTATGTTAATTCAGGATTTATTAAACTTAGAAAATGAAATTGGACAAAAATTTCGTGAGCTGATAAATAACTCTAATTTTGAGAAATTGCTGGAAAAATCTAATTTATCAAAACAAGCAGTTATAAGATTTGAGTGTAGTATTGAGTTAAATGACATTCAAGTTGATGATAATAGAGAAAATCAAACAATTACCAAATTCACAAAAACAATTCAAAATAGGGAACTTCAGTTAGTAGGATGTATGACGTATTGGGACCCAAATTGCGATGTTGATGGTTGCTCGGTAACAATATGCAAACCTTAATATTCTGTTATTAGTAGAACTCACGCCCTGGTGACGAAAACTAAACCTTTGCGATTACTACTCTTCGAGAAGCCGCTAACGCGTCTACGCTTTGTACCCCCTGCGGAAACGCTAAGAGCGAACGTAATAATGTAAAATCATAATCGTTGCGTAAGTTCTGATTAGTTTCACTAATTTATTGAACAGAAATTTAGCAATCCATAATCATCCGTGAGAAAATTTTTAGAAAAAAGTCATTGTTTTACAAAAATTACACTCTTTCTTAATTCTCACGTATCATTGGGGATTGCTATACAAACTTTTCTTAGTTAAATTAAATGTTTTTATCTAACTCTTACTAACCATAAAAAATCAATGATATTCAACCGCTGTTACTTACTTTCAAGGCTTAATTTGTGTATTTAATTTGTATATAAAAATTGATCAAAATGACTGTTTCATGATAAATTTGCATTTTCGTGTTATCTAAGCTTTAAAAACTGTACCTCTCCTTAACATTAGTTATGAATTATTTGCAAAAATCGCATAATTATCTAGGATTGATAACTATTAGTGTAATTGTTTTTTATGCAAACTCTGCTATTGCCCAAATTGATCCAGATGGGACTTTACCTAATAATTCTCAAAAGAGAACAGAAACAAATACTATAACTATTGAAGGAGGCACTTTATCCCCTGATGGCAAAAATTTATTTCATAGTTTTAGAGAATTTTCTGTTCCGCAAAATTATACGGTTGAATTTAAGCATAGTGGAAATGTTCAAAATATCATTAGTAGGATAACAGGTAATTCCGGTTCTCATATTGACGGCATTCTTAAAGTTAATGGCACAACTAATCTATTTATAATTAATCCTAATGGGATTACTTTTGGAGCTAATGCTTCTTTAAATATTGGTGGTTCATTTATAGCAACCACTGCAAGTAGTCTCAACTTTGGCGATGGTAGCAAATTTAGTGCTGTATCTCCCACAACCACACCCTTACTAACAGTAAGTGTACCTATCGGCTTACAATTTGGGGCAGTTGCTAAACCTATCCGCAATCAATCTCAAGCAAGAAGTTCAGATGGTACAACAAATGGTTTTGGTGGAAATGTTGGTATACAAGTGAAGCCAAGTAAAACATTAGCACTTGTAGGTGGGGATATAACGTTTGAGGGCGGAAACTTAACAGCACCTTCAGGAAGAATTGAGCTAGGAAGTGTTGCTGGTAATAGTTTAGTTAATTTAGAAATAAATGATAAACAAGGTCTAATCTTGGGATACGAAAATGTTCAAAAATTTCAAGATATTAAATTGACACAGCGAACTGAAATTCCATCTTATGCTGAAGTTCGATCTTATGTAGATAGTAGTGGTGAGCGTGGCGGTACTATTCAGGTGCAAGCCAAGCGCTTGTTACTTGATAAGGGTTCAATTATTTCAACTAATACTTCTAATTCAGAATTAGGAGGAATTTTAACTGTAAATACCTCTGAGTCTGTAGAACTAAATGATCGTAATACATCCTTGAGAGCCAGAAATCGCAGTATAGGTGAGGCTGGAAACTTGACTATCACTACTGGGAAGTTAATTGTCCGGGATGGGGCACAAGTAGTCATTAATAGTACTGATAGTATTGATTCGGTTCCGGTAGGAGAATTAACCGTAAACGCTTCAGATTCCGTAGAACTGTTGGGTTTTAGTTCTCCTGGTAATGGTCGTATTATTTCTAGTGAGTTGTCCAGTATAGCTCCTCTTGCTGGAAACGCTGGCAATATAACGATTACAACTAACAAATTACGTATCCAAGGACCGGCAAAGGTAACAACACAGTCCGCAGGAACCTTGTTAGCTTCTGGTGAAGCTATACCAGCTACTGGAAAAGGAGGAAATCTGACTGTAAAAGCTTTTGAATCTGTAGAGTTGATTGGAGACCCTTCAACTGGTAGATTCTTTAATTTATTATCTACTTCAACTCAAGGTGTTGGAGATGCTGGAAATTTAACGATAACCACAGGAAAATTAACTGTTCGAGACGGGGCTAGAATAAGTTCAAGCAGTGAAGGTAATATACCTAATCCAGGAGGGGCAGGTGACTTAAGTGTTACGGCTCGCTCAATCTTTTTGGAAAATCAAGGAGTAATCGAAACCAATAGTCAAGCAGGGCAAGGTGGCAATATTAAATTAAAGGTGCGAGACTTATTGCTTATGCGCCGCAACAGTCAAATATCCGCTAATGCTGGCAGTGATGGAAACGGTGGTAACATCACTATCAAAGCACCTAACGGCTTCATCCTCGCCCCTCCTTTAGGAAATAACGATATCACCGCTAACGCTAATTCTGGCTCTGGTGGTAAAATTACAATCGACGCTAAAAGGATCTTTGGGTTTGTGCCGCGCACTCGTGCAGACTTAGTAAGGGAGTTAAACACTGAAGACCCAGAACAACTAGACCCAAGTAACCTTTTAACCAACGATATCACGGCGTTTTCTGGAAATCCTTCATTGAATGGCATTATACAAATTAACTCTCTAGATGTTGACCCTAGTAAAGGATTAGTAGAATTACCTGTAAATGTGGTTGATAATTCTACACAAGTTGCTGCTGGTTGTAATGGTGGTGGAAAACTGGCAAAGGGTAAATTTACTGTTTCAGGGCGTGGAGGAATACCATCGAATCCGATAGAGCCGCTGACGGCTGAAACGGTTCTAGCAGACTGGATTACACTGGAGCCAGATATAGATAATCGTGCTAATGCTCTACAAAATAGGACGGTTAATCAAGAGCAGCTTCAACCGAAAAATTACTCACAGACTAATGAAATTGTAGAAGCCCAAGGGTGGATTGTAGATGCTAATGGAAATGTGGTTTTAGTGGCTCAAGTACCAACTGCAACACTACATAACTCAGCACTTACTAGCGTATCTTGTGCTGCTAATTAGATATTTTTTACTCTAATACTAGTTTTGTATAAAAGTACGCTTTAAAAACGTAGACCGAAGGGCTTGCCGGAGGCTACCACAAAGAACACAAAGAACACAAAGAAATAAAGAATGGTAGGTTGGGTTGCGCTGCGCTTAGGGACTTCCAAGAAATAAATTAATCAGCAAAAATCATAAGTTAATCTTTAAGAGATAATGATAATCATTCTGAAAGGGTAAGAGGTGGTTGCCGTCGGCAACCACCTCTTACCCCCTCAAACACAGAAGGAAAAGTCTGCATCTGCACTCTGTAAATAATTTCAGTGCAATATCATAATTAATATTCATGTTTTTAGATTTAAAAACTGAAGAGTGAAAATTAAGTGCTGCCACAACAAATATCAACAAACCATTTGCCTAAATCGGGAAATTTTTCATGTTCCGAGTTAGTGAGTCTTTCTATTTGTTTTTCAACAGCAGACATAGCCTCCTTAGTAAGAGTAACCCCAGTTTCATAAGTTTGAGTCACTAACTTAACCACAGGATTCTTACCTTTCCACGTCATGTTTTGAGCAAATTTTAAAGCGGTTGCAACTTCATCTAAAATACTGCCATTCCAAGAATTTTCTAATATCCCCCATACTCGCTCGATGGGATTATATTTGCTGTGATAGGGTGGATAGTAGGCTAAACGTATATTCAGTTGATATTCATGAACAAACTCAACGATACGTTTCATAAACTGGGTACGTCTAGAATTATTATCTGTCCCATTATCCTGGTTAATAATCAGGGTTTTTATTGAGGAAAATCGCCAACTCTCACTCTTCCAAAAATCTTCTAGAACGTCTACAATAAAATCACTCGTTACATTAGACTCTGTAAAGTATAAAAATAGTTCGTCTAATTCTGGAAGGAAGATGCCGTAAGGAGTTACGGTAGTTTTTGGATGAAAATTATGGTCTTCTGTTTCTGTGACAACTCGGTTTTTACCTCCTCTGTCAAAGTAGCCAATATCTACACGGGCTTTGGCATCCAGACTGAGACGTAAGATACTTGGATCATCCAGGGCGGATTGATTAACTATTGCTAATTGTTCAAAGATTGCGTCTGTTTCTGGAATTTTTTTTGAGGTAAAACTTTTGCTACTCGCTTGAGTCTATAACCTAAATCATTCAATTTAACTCTCATTGTTTCTTCAGTAGGTAACTGTTCATCCGTATAACCAAATTTATCAATTAATAGCTTTCTGACCTGACTAGCAGTTAGGCGTGTATACAGCCTTTGGCTTTTAAAACTTGGATCTGTTTGGCTTTGGAAATCAACTAATTTTTTGATATCTTCTAACAGGTTTGGTAAATGCTCTTCTACTTTCCATCTACCCCTAGCTGAATAATTATCTATACAACTAATCCCACTGGTTAGTTCTTTAATTCCTTTACGAATAGTATTTCTATCCCAGCCCAATTCTTTTTGAGCCAGTAATTGTCCTCCGTAACCTAATTCCATGACAATTTGTGCTTGAAAACGCCGCCTTGCTGCACCTTTGAGTTGGTTTGCTGTTTCCTTGAATACTTTTTTGACTGAATCAGTTAATTCGAGCAACACTCCTGTCCACCCACAAAATTCCCTCCAAATTGAATTTACTACGAATAGGGGGGAAGGAGAAGCAGCCTGCGGCTGCTTCTCCTT contains the following coding sequences:
- a CDS encoding HD domain-containing protein; translated protein: MLTAKLTNILFNHWQHTLQYFEVDQFKIKTTFTQVVEAYSTTGRYYHTLQHIHYVLNKIQTLQKNTQNLPAVQLAAWFHDVIYDTKVLDNEEKSAEYACQLMNSLEIPISYITTIHRLILNTKHHQATADDIDSHILLDADLAILAADSVDYQEYANAIRQEYAWVAENDYIIGRKQVLEKFLQRQQIYFTPLMLKVAEQSARANIQAEIQSFSQRCNS
- a CDS encoding 4a-hydroxytetrahydrobiopterin dehydratase codes for the protein METLLPQTCAPCSGDSPPITKAEIAELKPQIPDWKIIDENGEARLQHVYKFPDFQKALAFTQQVGEEAEKQGHHPALLTEWGKVTVTWWTHAIEGLHRNDFIMAAKTDAIAAEFAE
- the nrdJ gene encoding ribonucleoside-triphosphate reductase, adenosylcobalamin-dependent, whose translation is MVQELERKRQSTQFPETAPAANPVFFRTYSRRTKAGLRETWDEVCDRTLQGIIDLGKLRPEEIAILENMQRNLKALPSGRWLWVGGTDWIAKPKNFSGAYNCTSTNLEDWNAFGLMMDLAMMGCGTGAIIEPQYINQLPAIRNYLNVTVSGEIGSTSPELRHEYTQTNIEGHKVTIRVGDSREGWVESYQSLLELSTDERFSTEVKIVVDLSDVRQAGETLNGFGGVANPVKLPGLYQSCASILNKAVGRQLNSVECCLLIDQAAVTIVAGNIRRSAGIRQFISDDQLGATAKDNLWQQDKNGNWRIDPERDALRMANHTRVFHRKPTLEECVDAVRKQYYSGEGAIQWAGEAVARSNCDLLPTQALKVDFLKSYEQGTAKQWLQAHYPYLDAKELEHRLARHGLNPCGEIIGSNFHCNLGEVHLNQIDPHNYQEQEEAFTAGALSVAALLNHKFLEPRYQESRELDPIVGVSFTGLFDFFVHAFGVDWLRWWEEGRPTTTQGLQFKHEEAKYLSFWKDTVHRVVWEYCDRHNLKRPNRCTTVQPSGTKALLTGASSGWHPPKAQRFIRRITFGKNDPVALACIDYGYNVIPSQSDKDEQGNLLNDPFDARVSEWLVEIPVAVSWANLPGADKIDVSQFSVLAQFDFVLQVQQHYVTHNTSATLELRSDEIESLGQRIYEAIKNDQGYISAALLARFDDLQSFPRLPFEPIDKTTYELLTQDVKARRKTDDFCAVLSRYDLGELSEAGPSGCDSDKCMFPDQQPMS
- a CDS encoding filamentous hemagglutinin N-terminal domain-containing protein — encoded protein: MNYLQKSHNYLGLITISVIVFYANSAIAQIDPDGTLPNNSQKRTETNTITIEGGTLSPDGKNLFHSFREFSVPQNYTVEFKHSGNVQNIISRITGNSGSHIDGILKVNGTTNLFIINPNGITFGANASLNIGGSFIATTASSLNFGDGSKFSAVSPTTTPLLTVSVPIGLQFGAVAKPIRNQSQARSSDGTTNGFGGNVGIQVKPSKTLALVGGDITFEGGNLTAPSGRIELGSVAGNSLVNLEINDKQGLILGYENVQKFQDIKLTQRTEIPSYAEVRSYVDSSGERGGTIQVQAKRLLLDKGSIISTNTSNSELGGILTVNTSESVELNDRNTSLRARNRSIGEAGNLTITTGKLIVRDGAQVVINSTDSIDSVPVGELTVNASDSVELLGFSSPGNGRIISSELSSIAPLAGNAGNITITTNKLRIQGPAKVTTQSAGTLLASGEAIPATGKGGNLTVKAFESVELIGDPSTGRFFNLLSTSTQGVGDAGNLTITTGKLTVRDGARISSSSEGNIPNPGGAGDLSVTARSIFLENQGVIETNSQAGQGGNIKLKVRDLLLMRRNSQISANAGSDGNGGNITIKAPNGFILAPPLGNNDITANANSGSGGKITIDAKRIFGFVPRTRADLVRELNTEDPEQLDPSNLLTNDITAFSGNPSLNGIIQINSLDVDPSKGLVELPVNVVDNSTQVAAGCNGGGKLAKGKFTVSGRGGIPSNPIEPLTAETVLADWITLEPDIDNRANALQNRTVNQEQLQPKNYSQTNEIVEAQGWIVDANGNVVLVAQVPTATLHNSALTSVSCAAN
- a CDS encoding ISAzo13 family transposase (programmed frameshift), yielding MLELTDSVKKVFKETANQLKGAARRRFQAQIVMELGYGGQLLAQKELGWDRNTIRKGIKELTSGISCIDNYSARGRWKVEEHLPNLLEDIKKLVDFQSQTDPSFKSQRLYTRLTASQVRKLLIDKFGYTDEQLPTEETMRVKLNDLGYRLKRVAKVLPQKKFPETDAIFEQLAIVNQSALDDPSILRLSLDAKARVDIGYFDRGGKNRVVTETEDHNFHPKTTVTPYGIFLPELDELFLYFTESNVTSDFIVDVLEDFWKSESWRFSSIKTLIINQDNGTDNNSRRTQFMKRIVEFVHEYQLNIRLAYYPPYHSKYNPIERVWGILENSWNGSILDEVATALKFAQNMTWKGKNPVVKLVTQTYETGVTLTKEAMSAVEKQIERLTNSEHEKFPDLGKWFVDICCGST